Genomic DNA from Lactococcus garvieae:
GGAATATTCCCAATATGTGCCAAGACTTGGTTAACCATTGGTGGGATTTTTCCATGGTTAATTAAGTTTTCCAAGTCAATAGTTTCAAAATTAGATACACCTATAGCTTTAAGTTTTCCTTCTTCATAAGCTTCTTCTAAGGCTTTCCAGGCAGCAAGATTTCCTTCAAAATAGCGTTCCTTACCTAAGAAATCATTCCAAGGTTTAGGAGAATGGATAATCATCAAGTCGATTGAATCAAGTCCCAGTTTTTCCAAAGACTCTGCTATAGCAAGTTTTGCTTGGTCGTAGTCTTTAATTTCTGCATGTAGCTTAGTAGTCACAAATATTTCATCACGCGCTATACCTGACTCACGGATGCCTCGTCCCACTCCTGCTTCATTTTCATACGCCTCAGCCGTATCAATATGACGATAACCAGCTTGAAGTGCTTCTTTTACCGCACGGGCAGCTTGTTCATTGTCGAGTAACCAAGTGCCAAAACCAAGTTTAGGAATTTTTACTCCATTTATTAATTCATATGTATCTGTAAGCATCGTTATTTTCTCCTTAATTATAAATCTTTATAAGCCTTATCATCAACCGCTTCGAGCCACTCGGCTTCACCAGCAGTTATAGCAATGTGACTCATCCATGAGTCTTTTTTGGCTCCATGCCAATGCTTGATGCCATCTCTTGTTACAATGACATCTCCTGCTTTAAGAGACTGGGCTTTCTTCCCCTCTTCTTGATACCAGCCTTCCCCATCAGTAATTAGTAAAATCTGATAACCTGAACGATGAATGTGCCAGTTGTTTCGGGTGCCTGGTTCAAAGGTCACATTGGCTGTCATATAAGGAATTTCTTCTTCAGGGGGTACAAGAGGATTCAAGTAGCTCTTTCCTATGAAATACTGTGCATATGCTGTGTTAAGTTCACCCATGCCAAATAAGGGTTTATTTTCGCTCATTCCAAATCTCCTTTGCTTGATTAAATGCTGACCATGCATTTGGCCAGCCGACATAAAAGGCAAGCTGAGTAATTAATGCAGCCACTTCGTCCTTTGTCATGCCGTTCTCTTTTGCTTTCTTTAAATGGAAAGTA
This window encodes:
- a CDS encoding aldo/keto reductase, with the translated sequence MLTDTYELINGVKIPKLGFGTWLLDNEQAARAVKEALQAGYRHIDTAEAYENEAGVGRGIRESGIARDEIFVTTKLHAEIKDYDQAKLAIAESLEKLGLDSIDLMIIHSPKPWNDFLGKERYFEGNLAAWKALEEAYEEGKLKAIGVSNFETIDLENLINHGKIPPMVNQVLAHIGNIPSEVIEYSKKHDVLVEAYSPFGHGDMFKHEALKEIADKYGVSVAQLAVRYLLQLGLLPLPKASSLDHMRNNADVDFIIGDSDIKRLDNFTKIEYSKENKVFPVYQK
- a CDS encoding cupin domain-containing protein, producing the protein MSENKPLFGMGELNTAYAQYFIGKSYLNPLVPPEEEIPYMTANVTFEPGTRNNWHIHRSGYQILLITDGEGWYQEEGKKAQSLKAGDVIVTRDGIKHWHGAKKDSWMSHIAITAGEAEWLEAVDDKAYKDL